Proteins encoded within one genomic window of Streptomyces sp. NBC_00523:
- a CDS encoding threonine/serine ThrE exporter family protein: MVAEPGGPEDEKPQSDEAHSAFSWPAGTEPAAPPEEDHPTSEFALPEGVTPEQPAPGSGSGTGSASGSETTGSAFATPSTYSFRDSPPAFTPAYGVPMVRLTKEAPWQDRMRTMLRMPVAERPATEPVQRHDEEEGPPVPRVLDLTLRIGELLLAGGEGAEDVEAAMFAVMRSYGLDRCEPTVTFTLLSISHQPSLVDDPVTASRTVRRRGTDYTRLAAVFRLIDDITTADDEVSLEEAYRRLAEIRRNRHPYPGWVLTMAAGGLAGAASVLVGGGPLVFVVAALGAMLGDRLAWLCAGRGLPEFYQFVVAAMPPAAMGVALTLTHWSDVRPSAVITGGLFALLPGRALVAGVQDGLTGYYITASARLLEVMYFFIAIVTGVLLALYGGLQLGAKLDPDARLITHDRPVIQILASMVLTLSFAILLQQERATVLAVTLNGGVAWIVFGAMARTGNLSAVAATAAAAGLVGLFGQLFSRYRYTSSLPYITAAIGPLLPGSATYFGLLGVAQNHLSQGLASLSTAVATALAIAIGVNLGSEISRLFMRVPGAVGGANRRAAKRTRGF; the protein is encoded by the coding sequence GTGGTGGCGGAACCGGGCGGGCCCGAGGACGAGAAGCCCCAGTCCGATGAGGCGCACAGCGCCTTCTCGTGGCCGGCCGGGACCGAACCGGCGGCGCCGCCGGAGGAGGACCACCCGACGTCGGAGTTCGCCCTTCCGGAGGGCGTGACGCCGGAGCAGCCGGCCCCTGGTTCCGGTTCCGGTACGGGTTCCGCTTCCGGGTCCGAGACGACCGGTTCGGCGTTCGCGACGCCGAGCACGTACAGCTTCCGGGACTCCCCGCCGGCGTTCACCCCGGCGTACGGGGTGCCGATGGTCCGGCTGACCAAGGAGGCGCCCTGGCAGGACCGGATGCGCACCATGCTGCGGATGCCGGTGGCCGAGCGCCCGGCCACGGAGCCGGTCCAGCGGCACGACGAGGAGGAGGGACCTCCGGTTCCGCGCGTGCTCGACCTGACGCTGCGTATCGGGGAACTGCTGCTCGCGGGCGGTGAGGGCGCCGAGGACGTCGAGGCGGCCATGTTCGCGGTGATGCGGAGCTACGGGCTCGACCGCTGCGAGCCGACCGTGACGTTCACGCTGCTGTCGATCTCGCACCAGCCGTCGCTGGTGGACGACCCGGTGACGGCGAGCCGTACGGTACGCCGACGGGGCACCGACTACACGCGGCTGGCGGCGGTCTTCCGGCTGATCGACGACATCACGACGGCCGACGACGAGGTGTCGCTGGAGGAGGCCTACCGGCGGCTCGCGGAGATCCGGCGCAACCGGCACCCGTATCCCGGCTGGGTGCTCACGATGGCCGCCGGCGGGCTGGCCGGGGCGGCGTCCGTGCTGGTCGGCGGTGGTCCGCTGGTGTTCGTGGTCGCGGCGCTCGGGGCGATGCTCGGTGACCGGCTGGCCTGGCTGTGCGCGGGGCGCGGGCTGCCGGAGTTCTACCAGTTCGTGGTGGCGGCGATGCCGCCCGCCGCGATGGGCGTGGCGCTGACGCTGACGCACTGGTCGGACGTACGGCCGTCGGCGGTGATCACCGGTGGGCTGTTCGCGCTGCTGCCGGGGCGGGCGCTGGTGGCGGGCGTGCAGGACGGGCTGACCGGGTACTACATCACGGCCTCGGCGCGGCTCCTGGAGGTCATGTACTTCTTCATCGCGATCGTCACCGGGGTGCTGCTGGCCCTGTACGGGGGGCTTCAGCTGGGCGCGAAGCTGGACCCGGACGCGCGGCTCATCACCCACGACCGGCCGGTGATCCAGATCCTGGCGTCGATGGTGCTGACCCTGTCCTTCGCGATCCTGCTCCAGCAGGAGCGGGCGACGGTGCTCGCGGTGACCCTGAACGGCGGCGTGGCCTGGATCGTCTTCGGGGCGATGGCCCGGACGGGCAACCTGTCGGCGGTGGCCGCGACGGCTGCGGCGGCCGGGCTCGTGGGGCTGTTCGGGCAGCTGTTCTCGCGGTACCGCTACACGTCGTCGCTGCCGTACATCACGGCGGCGATCGGGCCGCTGCTGCCCGGTTCGGCGACGTACTTCGGTCTGCTGGGTGTGGCGCAGAATCACCTGTCGCAGGGCCTCGCCTCGCTGTCCACGGCGGTGGCGACGGCACTGGCCATCGCCATCGGGGTGAATCTGGGGAGCGAGATCTCCCGGCTGTTCATGCGGGTACCGGGCGCGGTCGGCGGCGCGAACCGCCGCGCGGCCAAGCGGACGCGCGGCTTCTGA
- a CDS encoding DedA family protein, translating to MNTLALGPSWLDPDYLIGQFGLAGVLVIVFAESGLLIGFFLPGDSLLFTTGLLVTTDKLHTPLWLVCVLVALAAIIGDQVGYLFGRKVGPSLFSRPDSRLFKQENVEKAHEFFEKHGPKSLILARFVPIVRTFTPIIAGVSRMNYRSFIVFNVIGGVLWGVGVTLLGAALGNVEFVHKNIEAMLVLIVLISVVPIAIEFLRARSKSKKEGPAAGGGEVPPQDPAGGRRGRHARR from the coding sequence TTGAATACGCTTGCGCTCGGACCGAGCTGGCTGGACCCGGACTATCTCATCGGACAGTTCGGCCTGGCCGGTGTGCTGGTCATCGTCTTCGCCGAGTCCGGGCTGCTCATCGGCTTCTTCCTGCCCGGTGACTCCCTGCTGTTCACCACGGGCCTGCTGGTCACGACCGACAAGCTGCACACCCCGCTCTGGCTGGTCTGCGTCCTGGTCGCGCTCGCCGCGATCATCGGAGACCAGGTGGGCTACCTCTTCGGCCGCAAGGTCGGCCCCTCGCTCTTCAGCCGGCCCGACTCCCGCCTCTTCAAGCAGGAGAACGTCGAGAAGGCCCACGAGTTCTTCGAGAAGCACGGCCCGAAGTCGCTGATCCTGGCCCGCTTCGTGCCGATCGTGCGGACCTTCACCCCGATCATCGCGGGCGTCAGCCGGATGAACTACCGCTCGTTCATCGTGTTCAACGTGATCGGCGGCGTCCTCTGGGGCGTCGGCGTGACGCTGCTCGGCGCCGCCCTCGGCAACGTCGAGTTCGTCCACAAGAACATCGAGGCGATGCTCGTCCTGATCGTGCTGATCTCGGTCGTCCCGATCGCCATCGAGTTCCTGCGCGCCCGGAGCAAGTCCAAGAAGGAGGGCCCGGCCGCCGGAGGCGGCGAGGTGCCCCCGCAGGACCCGGCGGGCGGCCGCCGCGGCCGCCACGCCAGGCGCTGA
- a CDS encoding MerR family transcriptional regulator: protein MEHSVGQVAGFAGVTVRTLHHYDTIGLLSPGGRSHAGHRRYDDADLDRLQQILFYRELGFPLDEIADLLDDPDADPREHLRRQHALLSHRIEELQRMAAAVETAMEARRMGINLTPEEKFEVFGDKDPDQYAEEAERRWGGTDTYAESQRRAARYTKEDWQRIKAEVASWGERYDALMEAGEPADGERATDLAEEHRLHICTWYYECTYEIHRGLGEMYVADPQFKAFYDAMRPGLAEHLRDAIEANARRRA from the coding sequence ATGGAGCACTCCGTGGGACAGGTCGCCGGCTTCGCCGGGGTCACGGTGCGCACCCTGCACCACTACGACACCATCGGCCTGCTCTCACCGGGCGGGCGCAGCCACGCGGGCCACCGGCGCTACGACGACGCCGATCTGGACCGGCTGCAGCAGATCCTCTTCTACCGGGAGCTCGGCTTCCCGCTGGACGAGATCGCGGACCTGCTCGACGACCCGGACGCGGACCCGCGGGAGCACCTGCGCCGCCAGCACGCGCTGCTGTCGCACCGGATCGAGGAGCTTCAGCGGATGGCCGCCGCCGTAGAGACAGCGATGGAGGCACGCAGGATGGGCATCAACCTCACCCCCGAGGAGAAGTTCGAGGTCTTCGGCGACAAGGACCCCGACCAGTACGCCGAGGAGGCCGAGCGCCGCTGGGGCGGCACCGACACCTACGCCGAGTCGCAGCGCCGGGCCGCCCGCTACACGAAGGAGGACTGGCAGCGGATCAAGGCCGAGGTCGCCTCCTGGGGCGAGCGCTACGACGCGCTGATGGAGGCCGGTGAGCCGGCCGACGGCGAGCGCGCCACGGACCTCGCGGAGGAGCACCGGCTCCACATCTGCACCTGGTACTACGAGTGCACCTACGAGATCCACCGCGGCCTCGGCGAGATGTACGTCGCCGATCCGCAGTTCAAGGCGTTCTACGACGCCATGCGCCCGGGCCTCGCCGAGCACCTGCGCGACGCGATCGAGGCGAACGCCCGCCGCCGGGCGTAA
- a CDS encoding ion channel protein: MPTDSAVAAEPAPARRLLVLIVPALAVGVASALVLLGVSLLAEQLQDVLWETLPDALSVGRYSSLWMIVMLTAMGLVTGLALRAVPGRGGPDPATMGLVDPPLPPYVVPGLLVVTVLALAGGVSLGPENPITAANIALAAWAGRRIAPGAPGELWLALAAAGTIGALFGTPVAAALILTETLAATPAPGALWDKLFGPLAAGAAGSLTMSLAAHPSFDLSLPPYTHTGWSDLLAALVIASAGAVLGLAAVYAFPLVHRFFRALPHPVLALTLGGLALGLLGALGGHLTLFKGLDEVKTIAADPDGWSAAEFGTMAVVKTAALVIAATCGFRGGRIFPAVFSGVALGLCAHALVDGVPVALAATCGVLGVLLAVTRQGWLSLFTAAVLGFDTALLPVLCVASLPAWLLVTGRPLMQLREDGTPLR; this comes from the coding sequence ATGCCGACCGATTCCGCCGTCGCCGCCGAGCCCGCCCCCGCCCGCCGGCTGCTCGTGCTCATCGTGCCCGCCCTGGCCGTGGGCGTGGCCTCGGCCCTGGTACTGCTCGGGGTCAGCCTGCTCGCGGAGCAGCTCCAGGACGTGCTGTGGGAGACGCTGCCCGACGCGCTGTCCGTGGGCCGGTACTCCTCGCTGTGGATGATCGTGATGCTCACGGCCATGGGCCTGGTGACCGGCCTGGCCCTGCGCGCCGTACCCGGCCGGGGCGGCCCGGACCCGGCGACCATGGGCCTGGTCGACCCTCCGCTGCCGCCCTACGTGGTGCCCGGTCTGCTCGTGGTCACCGTCCTGGCCCTGGCGGGCGGCGTCAGCCTCGGCCCGGAGAACCCGATCACCGCGGCCAACATCGCCCTGGCCGCCTGGGCCGGCCGCCGGATCGCCCCGGGCGCGCCCGGTGAGCTGTGGCTCGCGCTCGCCGCCGCCGGCACCATCGGCGCCCTCTTCGGCACCCCGGTCGCCGCCGCCCTGATCCTCACCGAGACGCTGGCCGCCACGCCCGCCCCCGGCGCCCTCTGGGACAAGCTGTTCGGGCCCCTGGCGGCCGGGGCGGCGGGCTCCCTCACCATGTCGCTGGCCGCCCACCCCAGCTTCGACCTGTCGCTGCCCCCGTACACGCACACCGGCTGGAGCGACCTGCTCGCCGCCCTCGTGATCGCGTCGGCCGGAGCGGTCCTCGGCCTCGCGGCGGTATACGCGTTCCCCCTGGTCCACCGCTTCTTCCGGGCCCTGCCGCACCCGGTGCTCGCCCTGACGCTGGGCGGCCTCGCGCTCGGCCTGCTCGGGGCGCTCGGCGGGCACCTGACGCTGTTCAAGGGGCTGGACGAGGTGAAGACGATCGCCGCCGATCCGGACGGCTGGTCGGCCGCCGAATTCGGGACGATGGCGGTGGTGAAGACGGCGGCCCTGGTGATCGCGGCGACCTGCGGCTTCCGGGGCGGCCGGATCTTCCCGGCGGTGTTCTCGGGCGTCGCGCTCGGACTGTGCGCCCACGCCCTCGTGGACGGGGTGCCGGTGGCGCTGGCGGCGACCTGCGGGGTGCTGGGCGTCCTGCTGGCCGTCACCCGGCAGGGCTGGCTGAGCCTGTTCACGGCGGCGGTGCTGGGCTTCGACACGGCCCTGCTGCCGGTGCTGTGCGTGGCCTCACTGCCCGCCTGGCTGCTGGTGACCGGCCGGCCGCTGATGCAGCTGCGGGAGGACGGCACTCCGCTGCGCTGA
- a CDS encoding glutamate decarboxylase: MPLHRGSAHEGEPSIKQRKLALNPFYGVADPVAGMEAAPPRHRMPDGPLPPHTAYGLVHDELMLDGNSRLNLATFVTTWMEPQAGVLMGECRDKNMIDKDEYPRTAELERRCVSMLADLWHAPDPSAAVGCSTTGSSEACMLAAMALKRRWAARNADRYPASAKPNLVMGVNVQVCWEKFCTFWEVEPRLVPMEGDRFHLDPQAAVELCDENTIGVVGILGSTFDGSYEPVAELCAALDDLQERTGLDIPVHVDGASGAMVAPFLDPDLVWDFRLPRVSSINTSGHKYGLVYPGVGWALWRSPEELPEELVFRVNYLGGDMPTFALNFSRPGAQVVAQYYTFLRLGRDGYRAVQQAARDVATGLAAQIEELGDFRLLTRGDQLPVFALTTKPEVTAYDVFDVSRRLRERGWLVPAYTFPANRQDLSVLRIVCRNGFSSDLAELFLEDLRLLMPELRAQPHPLTRDQNAATSFHH, encoded by the coding sequence ATGCCGCTCCACCGGGGCTCCGCGCACGAGGGCGAACCGTCGATCAAGCAGCGCAAACTGGCGCTCAACCCGTTCTACGGGGTCGCCGACCCGGTCGCCGGGATGGAGGCGGCCCCGCCCCGGCACCGGATGCCGGACGGACCGCTGCCGCCCCACACCGCGTACGGGCTCGTCCACGACGAGCTGATGCTGGACGGCAACTCGCGGCTCAACCTCGCCACCTTCGTCACCACCTGGATGGAGCCCCAGGCCGGGGTGCTGATGGGCGAGTGCCGCGACAAGAACATGATCGACAAGGACGAGTACCCGCGCACCGCCGAGCTGGAGCGGCGCTGTGTGTCGATGCTCGCCGACCTCTGGCACGCACCCGACCCCTCGGCGGCCGTCGGCTGTTCCACGACCGGGTCCAGCGAGGCGTGCATGCTCGCCGCGATGGCGCTCAAACGCCGCTGGGCGGCCAGGAACGCCGACCGCTACCCGGCGAGCGCCAAGCCCAACCTCGTGATGGGGGTGAACGTGCAGGTGTGCTGGGAGAAGTTCTGCACGTTCTGGGAGGTCGAGCCGCGCCTCGTCCCCATGGAGGGCGACCGCTTCCACCTCGACCCGCAGGCCGCCGTGGAGCTGTGCGACGAGAACACCATCGGCGTCGTCGGCATCCTCGGCTCCACCTTCGACGGCAGCTACGAGCCGGTCGCGGAGCTGTGCGCGGCCCTGGACGACCTCCAGGAGCGCACCGGTCTCGACATCCCCGTCCACGTCGACGGGGCCTCCGGCGCCATGGTCGCGCCGTTCCTCGACCCGGACCTGGTGTGGGACTTCCGGCTCCCCCGGGTCTCCTCCATCAACACCTCCGGCCACAAGTACGGCCTGGTCTACCCGGGCGTCGGCTGGGCGCTGTGGCGCTCGCCCGAGGAGCTGCCCGAGGAGCTGGTCTTCCGGGTGAACTACCTGGGCGGCGACATGCCCACCTTCGCGCTGAACTTCTCCCGGCCCGGCGCCCAGGTCGTCGCGCAGTACTACACCTTCCTGAGGCTGGGCCGGGACGGCTACCGGGCCGTGCAGCAGGCCGCCCGGGACGTGGCGACCGGGCTCGCCGCGCAGATCGAGGAGCTGGGCGACTTCCGGCTGCTCACCCGGGGCGACCAGCTGCCCGTCTTCGCGCTCACCACCAAGCCGGAGGTGACGGCGTACGACGTCTTCGACGTGTCACGGCGGCTGCGCGAACGCGGCTGGCTGGTGCCCGCGTACACCTTCCCCGCCAACCGGCAGGACCTCTCCGTACTCCGGATCGTGTGCCGCAACGGCTTCTCGTCGGACCTGGCGGAACTGTTCCTGGAGGACCTGCGCCTCCTGATGCCCGAACTCCGCGCCCAGCCGCACCCGCTGACCAGGGACCAGAACGCGGCCACGTCCTTCCACCACTGA
- a CDS encoding PadR family transcriptional regulator translates to MSAIRLLVLGAVRQHGRAHGYQVRNDLEYWGAHEWSNAKPGSVYHALKQLAKQDMLLAHEVAPSTAGGPPRIEYEITGRGTEEYFALLRASLTSYDQRMDVLSAGIGFIVDLERAEAVALLRERLENLSAWRSAVTEHYLPEGGPEQLGHIGEVMNFWVHSADAGAEWTRGLITRIEAGAYVFAGEGDAFVGVLAEGEENPYATG, encoded by the coding sequence ATGTCCGCGATCCGGCTGCTGGTCCTCGGCGCCGTGCGCCAGCACGGCCGGGCCCACGGCTACCAGGTCCGCAACGACCTGGAGTACTGGGGCGCCCACGAGTGGTCCAACGCCAAGCCCGGCTCCGTCTACCACGCGCTGAAACAGCTCGCGAAGCAGGACATGCTCCTCGCCCACGAGGTGGCCCCGAGCACCGCGGGCGGCCCGCCGCGCATCGAATACGAGATCACGGGGCGCGGCACCGAGGAGTACTTCGCCCTGCTGCGCGCCTCGCTCACCTCGTACGACCAGCGGATGGACGTCCTCTCGGCGGGCATCGGCTTCATCGTCGACCTGGAACGCGCCGAGGCGGTCGCCCTGCTCCGGGAGCGCCTGGAGAACCTCTCGGCCTGGCGCTCCGCCGTCACCGAGCACTACCTCCCCGAGGGCGGCCCGGAGCAGCTGGGCCACATCGGCGAGGTCATGAACTTCTGGGTCCACTCGGCGGACGCGGGCGCGGAGTGGACGCGCGGCCTGATCACCCGGATCGAGGCCGGCGCCTACGTCTTCGCGGGCGAGGGTGACGCCTTCGTCGGCGTACTCGCGGAGGGCGAGGAGAACCCGTACGCGACCGGGTAG
- a CDS encoding aldehyde dehydrogenase family protein: MSFFQELAGQYIDGEWRTGTGSWDIIDFNPYNGEKLAAITIATAAEVDSAYRAAERAQGEWAAASPYHRRDVLERALRVTEELAGEITEAIIDELGSTRSKAEYELSLTQEFLREAARQTLAPEGRIMPSTTDGKENLLYRLPVGVVGVVGPFNFPLLVTMKSVAPALALGNAVVVKANQNSPVVGGGLIARIFEEAGLPAGLLNVVVTDIAEIGDAFIEHPVPQVISFVGSDRVGRHVAATAGALFKRTVLELSGNSALVVLDDADIDYAVDAAVFSRFVYSGQVCMAANRILVDRAVAAAFTEKFCARVAALRTGDPREPETHIGPVINTFHADSLAALVDQAIAAGAEAPVHGRVRGNLIEPTVLTGLPEDSPLLHQEIFGPVALLVPFDGEDEAVRIANDSPYGLSGAVHTARTGRGVRFAQRIRSGMFHVNDSTVHDDPGIAFGGEKDSGLGRMNGDAAVDAFTTQKWISVQHGRSVFPF, from the coding sequence ATGTCCTTCTTCCAAGAGCTGGCCGGCCAGTACATCGACGGTGAATGGCGGACGGGCACCGGCTCCTGGGACATCATCGATTTCAATCCGTACAACGGCGAGAAGCTCGCCGCGATCACCATCGCCACCGCCGCCGAGGTGGACAGCGCCTACCGCGCCGCCGAGCGCGCGCAGGGCGAGTGGGCGGCGGCGAGCCCGTACCACCGCCGGGACGTCCTGGAGCGCGCGCTGCGGGTCACCGAGGAGCTGGCCGGTGAGATCACCGAGGCGATCATCGACGAGCTGGGCAGCACCCGCTCCAAGGCCGAGTACGAGCTGAGCCTCACCCAGGAGTTCCTGCGCGAGGCCGCCCGCCAGACGCTCGCCCCGGAGGGGCGCATCATGCCGTCCACCACCGACGGCAAGGAGAACCTCCTCTACCGGCTGCCCGTCGGGGTCGTCGGTGTCGTCGGCCCGTTCAACTTCCCCCTGCTGGTGACGATGAAGTCGGTCGCACCGGCCCTCGCCCTCGGCAACGCGGTCGTCGTCAAGGCCAACCAGAACTCGCCCGTGGTCGGCGGCGGGCTGATCGCCAGGATCTTCGAGGAGGCCGGGCTGCCGGCCGGCCTGCTCAACGTGGTCGTCACCGACATAGCCGAGATCGGCGACGCCTTCATCGAGCACCCCGTGCCCCAGGTGATCTCCTTCGTCGGCTCCGACCGGGTCGGCCGCCATGTCGCCGCCACCGCGGGCGCCCTCTTCAAGCGGACCGTTCTCGAACTCAGCGGCAACAGCGCCCTGGTGGTGCTGGACGACGCGGACATCGACTACGCGGTCGACGCCGCAGTCTTCAGCCGGTTCGTCTACTCCGGCCAGGTCTGCATGGCCGCCAACCGCATCCTGGTGGACCGCGCGGTGGCCGCCGCGTTCACCGAGAAGTTCTGCGCCCGCGTCGCCGCCCTCAGGACCGGCGACCCGCGCGAGCCGGAGACCCATATCGGCCCCGTCATCAACACCTTCCACGCCGACTCGCTGGCCGCCCTGGTCGACCAGGCGATCGCCGCGGGCGCCGAGGCCCCGGTGCACGGACGGGTGCGCGGCAATCTGATCGAGCCGACCGTGCTCACCGGGCTGCCCGAGGACTCCCCGCTGCTGCACCAGGAGATCTTCGGCCCGGTCGCGCTGCTGGTGCCCTTCGACGGCGAGGACGAGGCGGTGCGGATCGCCAACGACAGCCCGTACGGCCTCAGCGGCGCCGTGCATACCGCGCGCACCGGGCGGGGCGTCCGGTTCGCCCAGCGCATCCGCAGCGGCATGTTCCACGTCAACGACTCCACCGTGCACGACGATCCGGGCATCGCGTTCGGCGGCGAGAAGGACTCCGGTCTGGGCCGGATGAACGGGGACGCGGCGGTGGACGCGTTCACCACCCAGAAGTGGATCTCCGTCCAGCACGGCCGCAGCGTCTTCCCCTTCTGA
- a CDS encoding helix-turn-helix domain-containing protein, translating into MAAGESSGSVVRRILLGSQLRRLRDSRGITREAAGYSIRASESKISRMELGRVSFKARDVEDLLTLYGVTDEAERDSLLALAREANVAGWWHSYGDVLPGWFQTYVGLEGAASLIRIYEVQFVHGLLQTEDYAHAVVSRGMRGAPPAEIERRVALRLERQKVLVSERAPRFHAVLDEAALRRPYGGREVMRAQLRHLIDMSEQPNITLQVMPFSFGGHSGESGSFTMLRFPESDLSDIVYLEQLTSALYLDKDEEVAQYEKAMTRLHEECPDPEESRDLLRGLLQLS; encoded by the coding sequence GTGGCGGCAGGCGAGTCGAGTGGGTCCGTGGTGCGGCGCATCCTGCTGGGCTCTCAGCTCAGGAGACTGCGTGACTCGCGAGGCATCACGCGCGAGGCGGCCGGCTACTCGATCCGGGCCTCCGAATCGAAGATCAGCCGCATGGAGTTGGGACGGGTGAGCTTCAAGGCCAGGGACGTCGAGGATCTGCTCACGCTCTACGGCGTCACGGACGAGGCGGAGCGCGACTCCCTGCTCGCCCTGGCCCGTGAGGCCAACGTGGCGGGCTGGTGGCACAGTTACGGGGATGTACTGCCCGGCTGGTTCCAGACGTACGTCGGTCTGGAGGGTGCGGCCTCGCTCATCAGGATCTACGAGGTCCAGTTCGTGCACGGACTGCTCCAGACCGAGGACTACGCCCACGCGGTCGTCTCCCGGGGCATGCGCGGCGCGCCGCCCGCCGAGATCGAGCGCCGCGTCGCCCTGCGCCTCGAACGGCAGAAGGTCCTCGTCTCCGAACGGGCGCCCCGCTTCCACGCCGTACTGGACGAGGCGGCGCTGCGCCGCCCGTACGGTGGACGTGAAGTGATGCGGGCGCAATTGCGGCATCTGATCGATATGTCGGAACAACCGAACATCACGCTCCAGGTGATGCCGTTCAGTTTCGGCGGCCACTCCGGAGAGAGCGGATCGTTCACCATGCTGCGATTCCCGGAATCCGATCTGTCGGACATCGTGTATTTGGAGCAGCTGACGAGCGCGCTCTATCTGGACAAGGACGAGGAAGTCGCCCAGTACGAAAAGGCGATGACGCGGCTCCACGAGGAGTGCCCTGACCCGGAGGAGAGTCGTGACCTGCTCCGAGGACTTCTCCAACTCTCCTGA
- a CDS encoding ATP-binding protein yields the protein MLEPLRQGLPPIDPSAVSGSATCTLPPHYEAVGGARQFTRSTLGGWGLSERFDDVALVVSELVTNALRHALPADAPREPQEPPVRLHLMRWTSRLVCAVRDPSQASPVASEAADSAESGRGLFLVESFSDCWGWHPSPVLTTESAPGTAASRGKVVWALFRLTDPV from the coding sequence ATGCTCGAGCCGTTACGGCAGGGGCTTCCTCCCATCGACCCCTCGGCCGTCTCCGGGTCGGCCACCTGCACCCTGCCACCGCACTACGAAGCGGTCGGCGGCGCGCGGCAGTTCACCCGGTCCACGCTGGGCGGATGGGGGCTGAGCGAGCGCTTCGACGATGTCGCCCTCGTCGTCTCCGAGCTGGTCACCAACGCCCTGCGGCACGCCCTGCCGGCCGACGCCCCGCGCGAGCCCCAGGAGCCGCCCGTACGGCTGCACCTGATGCGCTGGACCTCGCGGCTGGTGTGCGCGGTGCGCGATCCCAGTCAGGCGAGCCCGGTCGCCTCCGAGGCGGCGGACTCCGCCGAGTCGGGGCGGGGGCTGTTCCTGGTGGAGTCCTTCAGCGACTGCTGGGGCTGGCACCCCTCCCCCGTACTGACCACCGAGAGCGCGCCGGGCACGGCGGCTTCCCGAGGCAAGGTCGTCTGGGCTCTGTTCAGACTGACCGACCCGGTGTGA
- a CDS encoding DUF397 domain-containing protein, with the protein MHHVYNGMAATELRGVVWQKSRHSNSQGSCVEFAKLPDGDVAMRNSRHPDGPALVYTPAEIEALLLGVKDGEFDHLVG; encoded by the coding sequence GTGCACCACGTGTACAACGGCATGGCGGCCACAGAGCTTCGCGGAGTCGTCTGGCAGAAGAGCAGACACAGCAACTCCCAGGGGTCCTGCGTGGAGTTCGCGAAACTGCCCGACGGAGATGTGGCGATGCGTAATTCGCGCCACCCGGACGGGCCGGCGCTGGTCTACACGCCGGCCGAGATAGAGGCGCTGCTCCTCGGCGTGAAGGACGGCGAGTTCGACCACCTGGTGGGCTGA